DNA sequence from the Tenacibaculum mesophilum genome:
GCTCTTTACCTTTACGTAAAAAAGTAGTTTCTGACGGATTATATATTAAATCGTATAATAAATGTTTATCTGATAAAAATTTATATGGAATATCTGGACAGTTCTCTACGTTTGGATGTGTACCTAACGGTGTACAATTTACAATTATATAATGTGATTCTATAAGTTCTTTACCTATATCTTGATAGGAGATTTGCTTTTTTCCTTCAGGAGTTCTAGATACATATTTATATTTCACTCCTAAGCTTTCAAGTACATAGGATACAGCCTTAGATGCCCCACCTGTTCCCAATATCAAGGCTCTTTTATGATATTTCTTTACTAATGGTTTTAATGATTTTTTAAACCCATACACATCAGTATTATATCCTTTTAATCTCCCTTTCTTGGTTATTTTAATAGTATTAACGGCTCCTACTTTTAGAGCCTTCTTATCTATTCTATCTAAAAAATTAAAAACATCTAACTTATATGGAATCGTAACATTCATTCCTTTTAAGCGTTTTTTATTTTCTTTTATTTTTTCAGGTAGTTCATGTATTGATTGAATATCAAAATTGATATACTCATGATTTTTTAAATCTAATTTTTCAAATTTTTCGGTAAAATATCCGCGAGAAAATGAGTACGAAATGTTCTTTCCTACTAAAGCATATAAATGCTTATTTTCTTTTTTGGTCATAAAAATCAATAATTAGTATTAATGCAATTCCAATAATAATGAATCCTATAGAAACCCATGTTTCTTGATTGTTAAAATTGGGTATAAATCTCTGGTAATTTTCTATAATTTTGTTCCCACTCTGATCAAGCAAAAACACACCTGCTTCTTTTTTATAAATAGTTTCTTTCCATGGCCAAACAACACCTAATGACCCAGTAATAAAACCTATAATAATTGCTGTTACAATTTCATGCCATCTTTTTAAAACATACCCTAAAACATGTGAAATAGACACAAGCCCAAAAGCTGAACCTGCTGTAAAAACTCCTATAATTTTTAAGTAACGAACTTTTACTTGATCATTCAGTACTTCAAAGTTTCCAGACAATAGATTTGTAATTACATTGCCTAATACATTTACACTATCTACTAACAACAAAACATAGTTTCCTAATAATATAAGAATAAATGAGCCTGAAAGTCCTGGTAATGTCATTCCTGAAACTCCTATAATACCACATAAGAAGACAAACCAAAGATTATCATTTTCTGTAGCGGGTGTCATAAAACTAATAGAGATTCCAACTGATGCTCCAATAAATAGTCCTAAAACTGTTTTAAGTTTCCATTCTCCAAAATCTTTCGATATATAATAAATAGAGCCTATAATCATTCCAAAAAACCATGACCATACATACAGTTCGTAATTTTTCAAGAAATAATCTAAAATAAGAGATACACTGAAGTAGCTGAACATACTTCCTGCCATTACCCAAACTAAAAATTGTAAATTGGTATAGGTTGCAAAACTTTTAAAACGTCCATTAAACAACAGTTTAAAAGCTTTACCATTGATTCTTTGAAAAGTATAAATAAGCTCTTCATAAAACCCCATTACAAAAGCTACCATGCCCCCTGAGACTCCTGGTACCTTGTTGGCTCCTCCCATTATCAAGCCTTTTAAAAAAAGGGTTATTTTTTGTGATAGCGTGCGCTCTTTATACATGCGGTTTGATTAGAACGCTAAGTTAGTTATTTTCTAGTGCTTTTTTACTGCTAATTTTTCTAGCAATAAAATAAGTGCAAAACCAATTAAGGCTAAGATTATTGCATACATTAATTGTGGATTTCCATCGTAGGAAAATGGTGAAATAGATAACTCATTAAAAGGGATTTGTTCTCCGTGTGAATTGGTTCTGTATGTCAATACTTTCTTCCAAGGCCAAATTTTGTTTAATGACCCTATTATAAACCCTGTTAAGACAACGAGAGTATGGTTTTTATAGTTTTCAAACAGATACTTTAAAACTCTTGAAAAAAGTAATAAACCTACAATCGCTCCTAAACCAACAACTGTTATAGTTGTTAAATCACGGTTGTTTACGGCTGCTAATACTGGTTTATAGGCTCCTAATAATACTAGTATAAAAGATCCTGATATACCTGGTAAAATCATAGCGCAAATTGCTATTGCTCCTGCTAAAAACATAAATGACATTGAAGAGTTTTCTGAAACCAACGGATTTAGCGTTGTGATGTAATAAGCTAATATAGCTCCCAACATTAGTAAAATTCCTGAAGCGAGATTCCATTGAGTAACTTGTTTTGCTATGTAAATAACACTTGCTAATACTAACCCAAAGAAAAAAGACCATACTAAAACTGGATGGTGCATTAATAACCAAGAAATCATTTTTGCTAACGAAACGATACTAATAAAAATTCCAACAAAAAGAGTTACTAAAAAGTTACCATTTACTTGTTTCCAAGCTGATTTAAAACCTTCTTTTTTTAAAGTTTTAAGTAACTTTAAGTTTATATTACTAATAGAACCTAGTAGTTCTTCATAAATTCCTGAAATAAACGCAATGGTACCTCCTGAAACACCTGGAACTACATCAGCAGCCCCCATAGCAATTCCCTTTAACATGATTACGAAGTAATCTTTAATAGTTCTATTCATAAAAATAGTTTGGTTATTTTTTCTCTTTTGATTTAAAATTTATCAATCCTTTTTTCTTTGGTTTTAAGGTATCTTTTTTTACTTCTTTCTTCTTTTCTTTTTTATTTAACCCTAATTTTTTCCCCAAGTCACGTAAATTATTAAAGTTAACTTGATAAGAAATCCCTACTCCTTGTGTATATCCTTCTTCTTCTGTGGAATATTGCACTTCATTTTGGCGATTAAATACTGTACCTCTTAAATTACCTTCTTCATTTAAAAGGACCTCTACTTTTACTTCTCCCACTACACTGGTTTGTGTATTAGCTCCAACAGGAACTCCTACTTTACCATTAACCAATACCCTATCACTTAATTGCGTTGATACAGATACATCTACTTGATCGTCTGAATTAAGGTTGTCTACATCTCCTCTATCTCCTTGTGTATATCCTACTCCTAACTGAAATTTATTTCCATCGCTATTTAACATATTTGTCAAAATTCCTGAAGCTATTTCTGAAGCTGTTCCTGTAATTCCTGAACTTGCACTACTTCCAATAGCATCTGGATTATAAAATGTACCGAAGGCTAACAAAAATGAAAAGTGCTGCATTTTAGTGTTTAAGTCATTCTCATTTAAAATAAATTCTAACTCAGAACTTACTGTTGAGTTTGCATTTGGTATTTTAATATCAAACTCTTGTTTTGAACTAAATAGACCTCCTGTAATTTTGGTGTATAAATCAATTGGAATCTTACGATTTGAATTAATGTTATCTAATAACTGTGCTGGGTTTGCTTTGGTTCTATATACTGCTGTTATATCTAAATCGGCTTCATAAGGATCTCCATTCCAAGAAATAGTTCCTCCTTTTTGTACAATAAAGGGTTTTGTTATTCCTGCATACTTAAAATTATAAAAACCATTATCTACCGTAAAGTCTCCAAACATATTAAACTTACCTCGTGTATCAATATCAATTCTAAGGTTTCCTTCTCCACTTCCTTTTAACTCACTTCCTGAAACTTTATCTATTACAACTTGTGCTACAGCATCTTTTGTTACGGCTAGATTAAGTCTTAAGTCAAGACCTTTAATATCTCCAATAACTTTTCCTTTAGTTCCTTCTTCTTCTTCTCCTGTTTTAAATCTAATTAACTTGTAATTATCAATTGTTTTAACATCACTTAATGGAATTACAAATAAAGTTCCTTTGTTTGTTTTTCCGTTAACCTCAATATCTAAAAAGCTAGTAAGCCCTCTAATTTTAGCTTCTCCATTTAAAAAACCTGTTCCATAATACTGAGATTCTTCAGTTTCTTGTGTGTCTAAAATCAGTAAATTTTGTGTATTGATATCAAAATTTAAAAACCAATCTTTAAAGTTTTGATGTACAATACTCCCAGATAAATCTCCTTGTGTAAGATACTTTGTATCCTCTAAGATTATGTCTTTTAGTATAAATTCTTGTTTGTCTAAAACAACACTTGTATTTCCTTTAAGATCAAAATCTACATTTAAATACGGAAAAGCTAATCCTGCATTTTCAAAATTTAAAACTCCGTTAAAATCAGGATTTCTTAAATAACCTGTTGCTGTAAAATCTCCTGTTACTTTTCCTCTTAGTTTAGACAATACATCTTCTCCTAATGGACTGAAAGCAGCAATATCATATTCTTTCAAGTAAATATCTAAATCTATAATTGGCCTATCCTTTGAAAAATCAATTCCACCAGTAGCAGATATGTTTTTTGCATTTTTATTTTCTAGAGATAGATTAACATTGTATTTTTCATAAGAATTATCTCCCGTAACATTTAACGCCAAATTTCCTTGCGAATAATTATTAATGTCAAAATTCTCTATGTATAAATTACCAACTGGAGCTATCGTTTCATTTTCTTGTTTAAATGCTAATTGTCCATTTAATTTACCATCTAATTTTAAACTATCGATAGGGGGTAAAAAGCTAGCTAATTTAACTTTATTAAAATCTGCTTGAAAATCTTTGTAAGTACTATCTCTTAAAACTCCTTTGAAATCGATTCTTTGTTCTCCCGATTTCAAAATAAATGGGCTGATTGTAAATTCATCTTTTTGTAAATCAAATGTTACTTTGTTATTTTTATCATCATTTGGATTTACCTCCCAATCAAACCCCTTGTAATATAGCTTCGATTTTTGAATTCCTACTACAGATTTTTGAAGTTCATTGATTGTATAGAAAAAATCTAAACTAAAACTTTCTTCATAATTTTTCCCTCCTTTAAAAACAGACTTAAAGAATAGCGTATCATTTTTGGTACGGTTTAACAAGTTTAATTTCTCAATGTTATAATATTTTGTATTCACCTTATTTGCAGTTAAGTGAGTACTATAAAGCGGGTTTTTATTATCTAATCTTAACACCACTCCTTCTATTATATTTTTATACGCGTTTATTTCTGGAGATTCAAACGTTAGTTTTAATGAGTTTTTATCTGAATTAATACGTCCTTTTAATCGTGTATTCTTTCCTATAGAAATATTTGGTAAAAAAACATCTATAATTTGATTATAAATTGTAAAGTCAAAATCTAAAAACTGATTTGGCGCTACTTCATGCGGACGATAGTTTGTATACACACTACCTAAAGCATTTTGAGTAATTGGTAACAGCTCTTCGAAAGAAAATTTACCTTTAAGAGATCCTTTTACAATATCTGATGAATTTACTTCAATAGTTTTTATACTATCTTTTACTGATGAATTTACTTCAAAGCTCTTGAATGGGTAGCTTTGTTTTTGATTTGTATAAATTAAGTTTTTGAACGTTGCTTTACCAATAATATCATCAAACGTATTTCCTGAAATATTTAAATTAATATTCCCTTTTAATTCAGAAATACTATCACGGGTAAACAAATTTGTCTTTTTTAAATCAATTCTATCAACATCAGCGATAAAATCAAATTTGTTAATCTCTGATGAAAAATCTGCTAGTCCTTCAAATTTCAACTTAAAGTTATCATCATCCGCATTAAGTAAACCGTCAAACTTTTTATTTTGAAACTGTCCATTTACTTGTAAGTTTTTGTATTCATACTCATTAAAGAACAAACTACTTACTTTTCCTATTATTATGGTGTTTACATTATCTACATTAAACCCACTCCCATTAACATCCGCTTTTAATGAAACAGTTCCTAATACAGGATCATTAGCAAAGACTCCAAGATCAAAATTTTTAAACTCTACCTCTCCTGTATACTCAGATTTATCAATATTATCAATATTGGTTAATTGAAGATCAGAAATTGCGGTTCCAATTTCTGATTTTACTGATACTGTAGCGTCCATTTGTTGTGGAGTTACTCTTACTATTCCATTCAAAGTAAAATTTCCTAGTCTTT
Encoded proteins:
- a CDS encoding shikimate dehydrogenase family protein, which translates into the protein MTKKENKHLYALVGKNISYSFSRGYFTEKFEKLDLKNHEYINFDIQSIHELPEKIKENKKRLKGMNVTIPYKLDVFNFLDRIDKKALKVGAVNTIKITKKGRLKGYNTDVYGFKKSLKPLVKKYHKRALILGTGGASKAVSYVLESLGVKYKYVSRTPEGKKQISYQDIGKELIESHYIIVNCTPLGTHPNVENCPDIPYKFLSDKHLLYDLIYNPSETTFLRKGKEQGATIKNGLEMLELQAEKAWKIWNNS
- a CDS encoding DUF368 domain-containing protein codes for the protein MYKERTLSQKITLFLKGLIMGGANKVPGVSGGMVAFVMGFYEELIYTFQRINGKAFKLLFNGRFKSFATYTNLQFLVWVMAGSMFSYFSVSLILDYFLKNYELYVWSWFFGMIIGSIYYISKDFGEWKLKTVLGLFIGASVGISISFMTPATENDNLWFVFLCGIIGVSGMTLPGLSGSFILILLGNYVLLLVDSVNVLGNVITNLLSGNFEVLNDQVKVRYLKIIGVFTAGSAFGLVSISHVLGYVLKRWHEIVTAIIIGFITGSLGVVWPWKETIYKKEAGVFLLDQSGNKIIENYQRFIPNFNNQETWVSIGFIIIGIALILIIDFYDQKRK
- a CDS encoding DUF368 domain-containing protein; this translates as MNRTIKDYFVIMLKGIAMGAADVVPGVSGGTIAFISGIYEELLGSISNINLKLLKTLKKEGFKSAWKQVNGNFLVTLFVGIFISIVSLAKMISWLLMHHPVLVWSFFFGLVLASVIYIAKQVTQWNLASGILLMLGAILAYYITTLNPLVSENSSMSFMFLAGAIAICAMILPGISGSFILVLLGAYKPVLAAVNNRDLTTITVVGLGAIVGLLLFSRVLKYLFENYKNHTLVVLTGFIIGSLNKIWPWKKVLTYRTNSHGEQIPFNELSISPFSYDGNPQLMYAIILALIGFALILLLEKLAVKKH
- a CDS encoding translocation/assembly module TamB domain-containing protein, coding for MQSQLAKQATNWVNKEFNTNIVVKKIDLSWLGSVQLKEIEIRDHHKDTLIFVNNLTTSLQNAKRILENQVDLGEASLSGVHFYMKTYKGEKNDNMSIFIDSFEDGKPKDSLAAPFVLKSDKISLDDLTFKLMDENKQDPLEFAAYKAGAELNDFSIIGPDVSMKIRNMYFTENRGVNVSNLATDFTYTKSFMDFSNTILATDNDTKLQAEVKFTYNRKDFVNFNDKVRIKAKFQESVVSVRDLNKLYSEIGGHDFLYISGDIDGVLNNFSASNVRVHSKGGMRIIGDMGFVNAVKTSRGFVFDADLDNLTANYYQLRNVLPNLLGRTLPTEFQRLGNFTLNGIVRVTPQQMDATVSVKSEIGTAISDLQLTNIDNIDKSEYTGEVEFKNFDLGVFANDPVLGTVSLKADVNGSGFNVDNVNTIIIGKVSSLFFNEYEYKNLQVNGQFQNKKFDGLLNADDDNFKLKFEGLADFSSEINKFDFIADVDRIDLKKTNLFTRDSISELKGNINLNISGNTFDDIIGKATFKNLIYTNQKQSYPFKSFEVNSSVKDSIKTIEVNSSDIVKGSLKGKFSFEELLPITQNALGSVYTNYRPHEVAPNQFLDFDFTIYNQIIDVFLPNISIGKNTRLKGRINSDKNSLKLTFESPEINAYKNIIEGVVLRLDNKNPLYSTHLTANKVNTKYYNIEKLNLLNRTKNDTLFFKSVFKGGKNYEESFSLDFFYTINELQKSVVGIQKSKLYYKGFDWEVNPNDDKNNKVTFDLQKDEFTISPFILKSGEQRIDFKGVLRDSTYKDFQADFNKVKLASFLPPIDSLKLDGKLNGQLAFKQENETIAPVGNLYIENFDINNYSQGNLALNVTGDNSYEKYNVNLSLENKNAKNISATGGIDFSKDRPIIDLDIYLKEYDIAAFSPLGEDVLSKLRGKVTGDFTATGYLRNPDFNGVLNFENAGLAFPYLNVDFDLKGNTSVVLDKQEFILKDIILEDTKYLTQGDLSGSIVHQNFKDWFLNFDINTQNLLILDTQETEESQYYGTGFLNGEAKIRGLTSFLDIEVNGKTNKGTLFVIPLSDVKTIDNYKLIRFKTGEEEEGTKGKVIGDIKGLDLRLNLAVTKDAVAQVVIDKVSGSELKGSGEGNLRIDIDTRGKFNMFGDFTVDNGFYNFKYAGITKPFIVQKGGTISWNGDPYEADLDITAVYRTKANPAQLLDNINSNRKIPIDLYTKITGGLFSSKQEFDIKIPNANSTVSSELEFILNENDLNTKMQHFSFLLAFGTFYNPDAIGSSASSGITGTASEIASGILTNMLNSDGNKFQLGVGYTQGDRGDVDNLNSDDQVDVSVSTQLSDRVLVNGKVGVPVGANTQTSVVGEVKVEVLLNEEGNLRGTVFNRQNEVQYSTEEEGYTQGVGISYQVNFNNLRDLGKKLGLNKKEKKKEVKKDTLKPKKKGLINFKSKEKK